A section of the Neorhizobium galegae bv. orientalis str. HAMBI 540 genome encodes:
- a CDS encoding dTDP-4-dehydrorhamnose 3,5-epimerase family protein → MSRFTVTDLPLAGLKLVERQNLGDSRGFLSRMFCADELAPVGWEKPIAQINLTMTARQGTVRGMHFQRPPHAEMKLVNCLRGAVFDVAVDLRRDSPTFLRWHAQELSAENRRSLLIPEGFAHGFQALTDDCELLYFHSMPYAAGSEGALNALDPALAIAWPLEITEMSDRDRGHSFLTSQFTGLTP, encoded by the coding sequence TTGAGCCGCTTCACCGTCACCGATCTGCCGCTTGCCGGCCTGAAGCTCGTCGAACGCCAGAACCTCGGTGATTCGCGCGGCTTCCTGTCGCGCATGTTCTGCGCAGACGAACTGGCGCCGGTGGGTTGGGAAAAGCCGATCGCCCAGATCAACCTGACAATGACGGCCCGCCAGGGCACCGTGCGCGGCATGCATTTCCAACGCCCTCCCCATGCCGAGATGAAACTGGTCAATTGCCTGCGCGGCGCGGTCTTCGACGTCGCAGTGGATCTCAGACGCGATTCGCCAACCTTCCTGAGATGGCATGCCCAGGAGCTTTCCGCCGAGAACCGCCGCTCGCTGCTGATCCCGGAAGGGTTCGCGCATGGCTTCCAAGCACTCACCGACGACTGCGAGCTTCTCTATTTCCATTCGATGCCCTACGCGGCCGGTTCGGAAGGTGCGCTGAACGCGCTGGATCCCGCACTCGCCATCGCCTGGCCGCTGGAGATCACCGAAATGTCGGATCGTGATCGCGGTCATTCCTTCCTGACATCACAATTCACGGGACTGACGCCATGA